Proteins co-encoded in one Arachis hypogaea cultivar Tifrunner chromosome 11, arahy.Tifrunner.gnm2.J5K5, whole genome shotgun sequence genomic window:
- the LOC112723370 gene encoding uncharacterized protein isoform X1, with the protein MAFDQNSVTKDLRPLNVATNLAMAEEHFVSPPTTATATTPPTPNSGREMGSPGTPQVPLFYSPTVSDGATLVGLSYGNVPSTAGTTWCLRPAMSIAHPNANPAIGYNYGHSCCNRVAPGNATLNLGNWVGTNGAMDKACNDAGNGFPAYGGLRINRVVANATDQATYGHTAGHRADHVVEDGGGSGGGVDESVSGRKVKFLCSFGGRILPRPSDGMLRYVGGKTRIISVRRDVRFNDLMQKMVDTYGQPVVIKYQLPEEELDALVSVSCPDDVEHMMEEYEKLMERSPDGSAKLRVFLFSAADLEISGGMHFADLQDSGQRYVEAVNGIADDVSIGITRKESVTSAASTQNSDLSGSETLDSLISGDVSAVPKGNVAASSDTPSNLMASDASGASAVLMGMSAARTPTHAPYFHNEVDLERSIPATMSQQPVGLQQSGMEVPYSSPYLQPFFDLRQEVMNYADYVQMPPQTGFRNAQLLGKTGQVFTQPQFHDNNPGSASHQVIPGMQMTFTQQGMPSHVGVRSNVVQPQPVMQLQQNRSEQYNDENTSGMRIFQLPTEQGYNTYQVPMNRVPSVIVGGNYGWVQVPSQDQVVYSDGLLPQQQVMVPEKSQRVEDCSLCQTKLPHAHSDSVVQDQRINGAGSIPDSVPAYHSLPMEDNSRAQATNNVMSREGIAEQVSQAKPQVIRKPESPDGLTCTEKTAPPQNLEPQPEGVRIFTQKLDGSDYPRNSTMYETIGRTGGKQSPTLSPIDGLMGSSPLSYIDDVAHRHMSPVEHSGKQDVLVNKTGHNNISTVDGTATQTSECMAQGSPKEYTTELSGVVPKSELVDKITQDHLKPIDGRMDTLNVCIPEVHVSNDRCFQPVDKSSGIARVPSMLPSSTEILYAHNSRPGEYNEVAQHPVWGIPGLNHQSQIANHHKDETTSSISQSVRFGDIQDSTNSLFSNQDPWNIQHGTFFPIARPNKAVLKKETYSHGHDFGEFPGNSGEQNLGAQFDDGLYQSLKQHLPLEHVRSAKGSAEDQQLQAVAEDVAASVLHSRIPSNPDLHARDNMYLENTEDGEDKNNLIDVAETQSIKSKQPETTNFGFPASDVGGLQVIKNCDLEELTELGSGTFGTVYHGKWRGTDVAIKRITDRCFAGKPSEQERMRADFWNEAIKLADLHHPNVVAFYGVVLDGPGGSVATVTEYMVNGSLRTALLKNGRNLDKRKRLLIAMDVAFGMEYLHGKNIVHFDLKSDNLLVNLRDPHRPICKVGDLGLSKVKRQTLISGGVRGTLPWMAPELLNGSSSLVSEKVDVFSFGIVMWELLTGEEPYADLHYGAIIGGIVSNTLRPPVPESCDSKWRLLMETCWSSEPSERPSFTEIANELRSMATKITAKGQTQQQQQPSSLQSQVQK; encoded by the exons ATGGCGTTTGATCAAAATTCCGTAACAAAAGATCTGCGTCCGCTGAATGTAGCTACGAACTTGGCTATGGCGGAGGAGCACTTCGTTTCACCGCCGACCACCGCCACAGCCACCACACCTCCCACCCCCAATTCGGGTCGTGAAATGGGAAGCCCCGGCACGCCGCAGGTACCTCTTTTCTACTCACCTACAGTCTCTGACGGCGCCACCCTCGTTGGATTGAGCTACGGGAATGTGCCCTCCACCGCTGGCACTACGTGGTGTTTACGTCCCGCCATGTCCATTGCCCATCCCAATGCGAACCCTGCCATTGGGTATAATTATGGTCATAGTTGTTGTAATAGGGTTGCACCTGGCAATGCTACTTTGAATTTGGGGAACTGGGTGGGGACTAATGGCGCAATGGATAAGGCTTGTAATGATGCTGGTAATGGTTTTCCTGCCTACGGTGGTCTTAGGATTAACAGGGTCGTTGCCAACGCCACTGATCAGGCTACTTATGGCCATACTGCTGGCCACCGGGCTGATCATGTTGTTGAGGATGGTGGCGGTAGTGGTGGCGGCGTCGATGAATCTGTTTCTGGGAGGAAAGTGAAGTTCTTGTGCAGCTTTGGCGGGAGGATTTTGCCGAGGCCTAGTGATGGCATGTTGAGATATGTTGGAGGGAAGACTAGGATTATTAGTGTTAGGAGAGATGTGAGATTCAATGATTTGATGCAGAAGATGGTTGATACTTATGGGCAGCCTGTGGTTATAAAGTATCAGCTCCCTGAGGAGGAGCTTGATGCACTGGTCTCAGTTTCGTGCCCCGATGATGTTGAGCATATGATGGAGGAGTATGAAAAGTTGATGGAGAGGTCCCCTGACGGCTCTGCTAAATTGAGGGTTTTCCTTTTTTCTGCTGCTGATCTTGAAATCTCCGGCGGGATGCACTTTGCAGACTTGCAGGATAGTGGTCAGAGATATGTCGAGGCCGTGAATGGAATTGCAGATGATGTTAGTATTGGAATCACTAGGAAGGAGAGCGTTACAAGTGCAGCATCAACTCAGAATTCTGATTTGAGTGGCTCGGAGACCCTTGATAGTTTAATTTCTGGTGATGTAAGTGCAGTGCCTAAGGGAAATGTAGCAGCTTCTTCTGACACTCCTTCAAATTTGATGGCTTCTGATGCCAGTGGAGCTTCTGCAGTTTTGATGGGCATGTCGGCTGCTAGGACTCCAACCCACGCACCATATTTCCATAATGAGGTCGACCTAGAGAGGTCTATACCTGCTACAATGTCTCAGCAGCCAGTTGGGTTGCAGCAAAGTGGAATGGAAGTTCCATATTCTTCACCTTATTTACAGCCCTTTTTTGATTTGCGCCAGGAAGTTATGAATTATGCAGATTATGTCCAGATGCCTCCACAGACAGGGTTTCGAAATGCTCAGCTTCTAGGGAAGACAGGGCAAGTCTTCACTCAACCACAGTTTCATGATAACAATCCAGGTTCAGCATCTCATCAGGTCATTCCTGGCATGCAAATGACATTTACTCAACAAGGCATGCCTTCTCATGTTGGTGTGAGGTCAAATGTCGTCCAACCACAACCTGTGATGCAACTGCAGCAAAATCGTTCAGAGCAGTATAATGATGAAAATACATCAGGGATGAGAATTTTCCAGCTTCCCACTGAGCAAGGCTACAACACTTACCAGGTTCCAATGAATCGAGTCCCTTCTGTCATCGTTGGAGGTAATTATGGCTGGGTTCAGGTTCCTTCACAAGATCAAGTTGTTTACTCTGATGGGTTATTACCCCAACAACAGGTGATGGTCCCTGAGAAAAGCCAAAGAGTGGAGGACTGTTCATTATGCCAAACAAAACTGCCTCATGCACATTCCGATTCAGTGGTTCAAGATCAACGTATTAATGGTGCAGGATCAATTCCTGATTCAGTCCCAGCTTATCATAGTCTCCCCATGGAGGACAACTCAAGAGCTCAAGCTACAAACAATGTTATGTCGAGGGAAGGTATTGCTGAACAAGTGTCCCAGGCCAAACCACAGGTTATTAGAAAACCAGAGTCCCCAGATGGACTAACTTGTACTGAAAAAACTGCACCTCCTCAAAATCTTGAGCCACAACCTGAGGGAGTTAGGATTTTTACGCAAAAGCTAGATGGTTCTGATTATCCCAGAAATTCAACTATGTACGAAACCATTGGAAGGACAGGGGGGAAACAATCTCCAACACTGTCTCCAATTGATGGGCTCATGGGAAGTTCCCCACTATCTTATATTGATGATGTTGCCCACCGGCATATGTCTCCAGTTGAACACTCGGGTAAACAGGATGTGCTTGTGAATAAAACTGGCCATAACAATATTTCTACAGTTGATGGGACAGCTACACAAACTTCAGAATGCATGGCCCAAGGATCTCCAAAAGAATATACTACTGAGCTTTCTGGTGTTGTACCAAAGTCAGAGTTGGTGGATAAGATTACACAGGACCATCTGAAACCTATTGATGGGAGGATGGACACCCTCAACGTATGCATTCCTGAAGTTCATGTGAGTAATGATCGCTGCTTTCAGCCGGTTGATAAATCTAGCGGGATTGCTAGGGTTCCTAGTATGCTGCCTTCTTCTACAGAAATTTTGTATGCCCATAATTCTAGGCCAGGGGAATACAATGAGGTTGCACAACACCCTGTTTGGGGCATTCCTGGTTTGAATCATCAGTCACAAATAGCAAACCACCACAAGGATGAAACAACTTCATCAATATCACAATCTGTAAGGTTTGGAGATATTCAGGATTCGACAAACTCACTTTTCAGCAATCAAGATCCTTGGAATATACAGCATGGTACCTTCTTTCCAATTGCTAGACCTAACAAAGCTGTTTTGAAGAAAGAAACCTATTCTCATGGGCATGACTTTGGTGAGTTTCCAGGCAACTCTGGCGAACAAAATTTAGGAGCACAATTTGATGATGGCCTCTACCAGTCTTTGAAACAGCATTTACCTTTAGAACATGTTCGATCTGCCAAAG GTTCAGCAGAAGATCAACAACTACAAGCTGTTGCTGAAGATGTAGCAGCttctgttctgcactcaagaattCCTTCAAATCCTGACTTGCATGCAAGGGACAATATGTACCTTGAAAACACAGAGGATGGTGAAGATAAAAACAATCTGATAGATGTTGCTGAAACTCAG AGCATCAAGAGCAAGCAACCAGAAACGACAAATTTTGGCTTTCCAGCATCAGATGTTGGAGGATTGCAG GTAATAAAGAACTGTGACCTTGAAGAGCTTACAGAACTAGGATCTGGTACATTTGGGACTGTGTATCATGGAAAATGGAGAGGCACTGATGTTGCAATCAAGCGGATTACTGATAGGTGTTTTGCAGGAAAGCCTTCAGAGCAAGAGCGAATG AGAGCTGACTTCTGGAATGAGGCAATCAAGCTTGCTGACTTGCACCACCCAAATGTGGTGGCATTCTATGGTGTTGTCCTTGATGGCCCAGGAGGTTCTGTGGCAACAGTAACTGAATATATGGTTAATGGTTCTCTAAGAACTGCCTTGCTGAAGAATGGGAG GAACCTTGACAAGCGCAAGCGACTCTTGATTGCAATGGATGTGGCCTTTGGTATGGAGTACCTGCATGGAAAAAACATAGTTCACTTTGACTTGAAAAGTGACAACTTGCTTGTGAATCTCCGAGATCCCCACCGCCCAATATGCAAG GTTGGTGACTTGGGTCTTTCCAAAGTGAAGCGTCAGACGCTGATCTCTGGTGGTGTGAGAGGAACTCTACCTTGGATGGCTCCGGAGCTGCTGAATGGGAGCAGTAGCCTTGTTTCGGAGAAG GTTGATGTTTTCTCATTTGGTATTGTGATGTGGGAACTCTTAACTGGAGAAGAGCCATACGCTGATTTGCATTATGGTGCCATTATAG GTGGTATTGTGAGCAACACTTTGCGCCCTCCAGTTCCGGAATCTTGCGATTCAAAATGGAGGTTGCTGATGGAGACTTGCTGGTCCTCAGAACCATCGGAGAGACCTAGCTTCACTGAGATTGCCAATGAATTGCGATCCATGGCGACCAAGATCACTGCCAAAGGTCAAACCCAACAGCAGCAGCAACCCTCTTCCTTGCAGAGCCAAGTGCAGAAATGA
- the LOC112723370 gene encoding uncharacterized protein isoform X2 — translation MAFDQNSVTKDLRPLNVATNLAMAEEHFVSPPTTATATTPPTPNSGREMGSPGTPQVPLFYSPTVSDGATLVGLSYGNVPSTAGTTWCLRPAMSIAHPNANPAIGYNYGHSCCNRVAPGNATLNLGNWVGTNGAMDKACNDAGNGFPAYGGLRINRVVANATDQATYGHTAGHRADHVVEDGGGSGGGVDESVSGRKVKFLCSFGGRILPRPSDGMLRYVGGKTRIISVRRDVRFNDLMQKMVDTYGQPVVIKYQLPEEELDALVSVSCPDDVEHMMEEYEKLMERSPDGSAKLRVFLFSAADLEISGGMHFADLQDSGQRYVEAVNGIADDVSIGITRKESVTSAASTQNSDLSGSETLDSLISGDVSAVPKGNVAASSDTPSNLMASDASGASAVLMGMSAARTPTHAPYFHNEVDLERSIPATMSQQPVGLQQSGMEVPYSSPYLQPFFDLRQEVMNYADYVQMPPQTGFRNAQLLGKTGQVFTQPQFHDNNPGSASHQVIPGMQMTFTQQGMPSHVGVRSNVVQPQPVMQLQQNRSEQYNDENTSGMRIFQLPTEQGYNTYQVPMNRVPSVIVGGNYGWVQVPSQDQVVYSDGLLPQQQVMVPEKSQRVEDCSLCQTKLPHAHSDSVVQDQRINGAGSIPDSVPAYHSLPMEDNSRAQATNNVMSREGIAEQVSQAKPQVIRKPESPDGLTCTEKTAPPQNLEPQPEGVRIFTQKLDGSDYPRNSTMYETIGRTGGKQSPTLSPIDGLMGSSPLSYIDDVAHRHMSPVEHSGKQDVLVNKTGHNNISTVDGTATQTSECMAQGSPKEYTTELSGVVPKSELVDKITQDHLKPIDGRMDTLNVCIPEVHVSNDRCFQPVDKSSGIARVPSMLPSSTEILYAHNSRPGEYNEVAQHPVWGIPGLNHQSQIANHHKDETTSSISQSVRFGDIQDSTNSLFSNQDPWNIQHGNSGEQNLGAQFDDGLYQSLKQHLPLEHVRSAKGSAEDQQLQAVAEDVAASVLHSRIPSNPDLHARDNMYLENTEDGEDKNNLIDVAETQSIKSKQPETTNFGFPASDVGGLQVIKNCDLEELTELGSGTFGTVYHGKWRGTDVAIKRITDRCFAGKPSEQERMRADFWNEAIKLADLHHPNVVAFYGVVLDGPGGSVATVTEYMVNGSLRTALLKNGRNLDKRKRLLIAMDVAFGMEYLHGKNIVHFDLKSDNLLVNLRDPHRPICKVGDLGLSKVKRQTLISGGVRGTLPWMAPELLNGSSSLVSEKVDVFSFGIVMWELLTGEEPYADLHYGAIIGGIVSNTLRPPVPESCDSKWRLLMETCWSSEPSERPSFTEIANELRSMATKITAKGQTQQQQQPSSLQSQVQK, via the exons ATGGCGTTTGATCAAAATTCCGTAACAAAAGATCTGCGTCCGCTGAATGTAGCTACGAACTTGGCTATGGCGGAGGAGCACTTCGTTTCACCGCCGACCACCGCCACAGCCACCACACCTCCCACCCCCAATTCGGGTCGTGAAATGGGAAGCCCCGGCACGCCGCAGGTACCTCTTTTCTACTCACCTACAGTCTCTGACGGCGCCACCCTCGTTGGATTGAGCTACGGGAATGTGCCCTCCACCGCTGGCACTACGTGGTGTTTACGTCCCGCCATGTCCATTGCCCATCCCAATGCGAACCCTGCCATTGGGTATAATTATGGTCATAGTTGTTGTAATAGGGTTGCACCTGGCAATGCTACTTTGAATTTGGGGAACTGGGTGGGGACTAATGGCGCAATGGATAAGGCTTGTAATGATGCTGGTAATGGTTTTCCTGCCTACGGTGGTCTTAGGATTAACAGGGTCGTTGCCAACGCCACTGATCAGGCTACTTATGGCCATACTGCTGGCCACCGGGCTGATCATGTTGTTGAGGATGGTGGCGGTAGTGGTGGCGGCGTCGATGAATCTGTTTCTGGGAGGAAAGTGAAGTTCTTGTGCAGCTTTGGCGGGAGGATTTTGCCGAGGCCTAGTGATGGCATGTTGAGATATGTTGGAGGGAAGACTAGGATTATTAGTGTTAGGAGAGATGTGAGATTCAATGATTTGATGCAGAAGATGGTTGATACTTATGGGCAGCCTGTGGTTATAAAGTATCAGCTCCCTGAGGAGGAGCTTGATGCACTGGTCTCAGTTTCGTGCCCCGATGATGTTGAGCATATGATGGAGGAGTATGAAAAGTTGATGGAGAGGTCCCCTGACGGCTCTGCTAAATTGAGGGTTTTCCTTTTTTCTGCTGCTGATCTTGAAATCTCCGGCGGGATGCACTTTGCAGACTTGCAGGATAGTGGTCAGAGATATGTCGAGGCCGTGAATGGAATTGCAGATGATGTTAGTATTGGAATCACTAGGAAGGAGAGCGTTACAAGTGCAGCATCAACTCAGAATTCTGATTTGAGTGGCTCGGAGACCCTTGATAGTTTAATTTCTGGTGATGTAAGTGCAGTGCCTAAGGGAAATGTAGCAGCTTCTTCTGACACTCCTTCAAATTTGATGGCTTCTGATGCCAGTGGAGCTTCTGCAGTTTTGATGGGCATGTCGGCTGCTAGGACTCCAACCCACGCACCATATTTCCATAATGAGGTCGACCTAGAGAGGTCTATACCTGCTACAATGTCTCAGCAGCCAGTTGGGTTGCAGCAAAGTGGAATGGAAGTTCCATATTCTTCACCTTATTTACAGCCCTTTTTTGATTTGCGCCAGGAAGTTATGAATTATGCAGATTATGTCCAGATGCCTCCACAGACAGGGTTTCGAAATGCTCAGCTTCTAGGGAAGACAGGGCAAGTCTTCACTCAACCACAGTTTCATGATAACAATCCAGGTTCAGCATCTCATCAGGTCATTCCTGGCATGCAAATGACATTTACTCAACAAGGCATGCCTTCTCATGTTGGTGTGAGGTCAAATGTCGTCCAACCACAACCTGTGATGCAACTGCAGCAAAATCGTTCAGAGCAGTATAATGATGAAAATACATCAGGGATGAGAATTTTCCAGCTTCCCACTGAGCAAGGCTACAACACTTACCAGGTTCCAATGAATCGAGTCCCTTCTGTCATCGTTGGAGGTAATTATGGCTGGGTTCAGGTTCCTTCACAAGATCAAGTTGTTTACTCTGATGGGTTATTACCCCAACAACAGGTGATGGTCCCTGAGAAAAGCCAAAGAGTGGAGGACTGTTCATTATGCCAAACAAAACTGCCTCATGCACATTCCGATTCAGTGGTTCAAGATCAACGTATTAATGGTGCAGGATCAATTCCTGATTCAGTCCCAGCTTATCATAGTCTCCCCATGGAGGACAACTCAAGAGCTCAAGCTACAAACAATGTTATGTCGAGGGAAGGTATTGCTGAACAAGTGTCCCAGGCCAAACCACAGGTTATTAGAAAACCAGAGTCCCCAGATGGACTAACTTGTACTGAAAAAACTGCACCTCCTCAAAATCTTGAGCCACAACCTGAGGGAGTTAGGATTTTTACGCAAAAGCTAGATGGTTCTGATTATCCCAGAAATTCAACTATGTACGAAACCATTGGAAGGACAGGGGGGAAACAATCTCCAACACTGTCTCCAATTGATGGGCTCATGGGAAGTTCCCCACTATCTTATATTGATGATGTTGCCCACCGGCATATGTCTCCAGTTGAACACTCGGGTAAACAGGATGTGCTTGTGAATAAAACTGGCCATAACAATATTTCTACAGTTGATGGGACAGCTACACAAACTTCAGAATGCATGGCCCAAGGATCTCCAAAAGAATATACTACTGAGCTTTCTGGTGTTGTACCAAAGTCAGAGTTGGTGGATAAGATTACACAGGACCATCTGAAACCTATTGATGGGAGGATGGACACCCTCAACGTATGCATTCCTGAAGTTCATGTGAGTAATGATCGCTGCTTTCAGCCGGTTGATAAATCTAGCGGGATTGCTAGGGTTCCTAGTATGCTGCCTTCTTCTACAGAAATTTTGTATGCCCATAATTCTAGGCCAGGGGAATACAATGAGGTTGCACAACACCCTGTTTGGGGCATTCCTGGTTTGAATCATCAGTCACAAATAGCAAACCACCACAAGGATGAAACAACTTCATCAATATCACAATCTGTAAGGTTTGGAGATATTCAGGATTCGACAAACTCACTTTTCAGCAATCAAGATCCTTGGAATATACAGCATG GCAACTCTGGCGAACAAAATTTAGGAGCACAATTTGATGATGGCCTCTACCAGTCTTTGAAACAGCATTTACCTTTAGAACATGTTCGATCTGCCAAAG GTTCAGCAGAAGATCAACAACTACAAGCTGTTGCTGAAGATGTAGCAGCttctgttctgcactcaagaattCCTTCAAATCCTGACTTGCATGCAAGGGACAATATGTACCTTGAAAACACAGAGGATGGTGAAGATAAAAACAATCTGATAGATGTTGCTGAAACTCAG AGCATCAAGAGCAAGCAACCAGAAACGACAAATTTTGGCTTTCCAGCATCAGATGTTGGAGGATTGCAG GTAATAAAGAACTGTGACCTTGAAGAGCTTACAGAACTAGGATCTGGTACATTTGGGACTGTGTATCATGGAAAATGGAGAGGCACTGATGTTGCAATCAAGCGGATTACTGATAGGTGTTTTGCAGGAAAGCCTTCAGAGCAAGAGCGAATG AGAGCTGACTTCTGGAATGAGGCAATCAAGCTTGCTGACTTGCACCACCCAAATGTGGTGGCATTCTATGGTGTTGTCCTTGATGGCCCAGGAGGTTCTGTGGCAACAGTAACTGAATATATGGTTAATGGTTCTCTAAGAACTGCCTTGCTGAAGAATGGGAG GAACCTTGACAAGCGCAAGCGACTCTTGATTGCAATGGATGTGGCCTTTGGTATGGAGTACCTGCATGGAAAAAACATAGTTCACTTTGACTTGAAAAGTGACAACTTGCTTGTGAATCTCCGAGATCCCCACCGCCCAATATGCAAG GTTGGTGACTTGGGTCTTTCCAAAGTGAAGCGTCAGACGCTGATCTCTGGTGGTGTGAGAGGAACTCTACCTTGGATGGCTCCGGAGCTGCTGAATGGGAGCAGTAGCCTTGTTTCGGAGAAG GTTGATGTTTTCTCATTTGGTATTGTGATGTGGGAACTCTTAACTGGAGAAGAGCCATACGCTGATTTGCATTATGGTGCCATTATAG GTGGTATTGTGAGCAACACTTTGCGCCCTCCAGTTCCGGAATCTTGCGATTCAAAATGGAGGTTGCTGATGGAGACTTGCTGGTCCTCAGAACCATCGGAGAGACCTAGCTTCACTGAGATTGCCAATGAATTGCGATCCATGGCGACCAAGATCACTGCCAAAGGTCAAACCCAACAGCAGCAGCAACCCTCTTCCTTGCAGAGCCAAGTGCAGAAATGA
- the LOC112723371 gene encoding uncharacterized protein: MGSYEGRPLVMEMEHERGFEGLEDVSGCGCGCFRSLSLRWWRGDEEGKRLLAEQKGVGGEGEPWMMEKLRKVKEASEVIAGPKWKTFIRKISGYGKKHQKQRFQYDEHSYALNFNSGAQSEDEDHIPPSFSARFSAPIPVGRRQNES; this comes from the coding sequence ATGGGTTCTTACGAGGGAAGACCATTGGTGATGGAAATGGAGCACGAACGAGGTTTTGAAGGCCTGGAAGATGTTAGCGGATGCGGATGCGGATGCTTTCGTAGTCTCAGCTTGAGGTGGTGGCGCGGCGACGAAGAAGGTAAGCGTTTACTGGCGGAGCAAAAGGGCGTCGGCGGCGAAGGAGAACCATGGATGATGGAAAAGTTAAGGAAGGTGAAGGAGGCTTCGGAAGTGATTGCGGGTCCAAAGTGGAAAACTTTCATAAGAAAGATAAGTGGGTATGGCAAGAAGCATCAAAAGCAGAGGTTTCAATATGATGAACACAGTTATGCTCTTAACTTCAATAGTGGAGCTCAAAGCGAAGATGAAGATCACATACCTCCAAGTTTCTCAGCCAGATTTTCTGCTCCTATTCCTGTTGGTCGCCGCCAAAATGAGTCatga
- the LOC112723373 gene encoding homeobox protein knotted-1-like 2 isoform X1, which produces MAFHEHHMQHEIAFQRFTEEQELTAENRDMQQQRAAGVVAPPTWLNNPSSHHHRQQQNFLHQLQPPPPPPETATTTEKSMDRNTSFESSDELREYKADILGHPLYDQLLSAHVSCLRIATPVDQLPRIDAQLQQSQRVVDKYSALANPVVDDKELDHFMTHYVLLLCAFKEQLQQHVRVHAMEAVMACWDLEQSLQSLTGVSPGEGTGATMSDDEDEQAESNGGGGGGGNLYEGSFDGVDSLGFGPLVPTESERSLMERVRHELKHELKQGYKEKIVDIREEILRKRRAGKLPGDTTSLLKAWWQSHSKWPYPTEEDKARLVQETGLQLKQINNWFINQRKRNWHTNPSSSSNSKTKRKSSAGESSNQSFM; this is translated from the exons ATGGCTTTCCACGAGCACCATATGCAGCACGAGATAGCGTTTCAGCGCTTCACCGAGGAGCAAGAACTAACAGCAGAGAATAGGGACATGCAGCAGCAGAGGGCGGCGGGGGTGGTTGCGCCGCCGACGTGGCTCAACAACCCTAGCAGTCATCATCATCGACAGCAGCAGAATTTCCTGCACCAGctgcaaccaccaccaccaccaccggagACAGCGACCACGACGGAGAAGAGCATGGATCGGAACACAAGTTTCGAATCGTCTGATGAATTGAGGGAATACAAAGCAGACATCTTAGGACACCCGCTGTACGACCAGCTTCTGTCGGCTCATGTTTCTTGCCTGAGAATCGCCACACCAGTTGACCAGCTTCCACGGATCGACGCGCAGTTGCAGCAGTCGCAGCGCGTCGTTGATAAGTACTCTGCCCTCGCAAACCCTGTCGTTGATGACAAGGAGCTCGATCACTTCAtg ACACATTATGTTCTGCTGCTATGTGCGTTCAAGGAACAGTTGCAGCAACATGTCCGTGTTCATGCCATGGAAGCAGTGATGGCTTGTTGGGATCTCGAGCAGTCTCTACAAAGCTTGACCG GTGTATCTCCTGGGGAAGGAACGGGAGCAACAATGTCGGACGACGAAGATGAGCAAGCGGAGAGCAACGGTGGCGGCGGTGGCGGGGGGAACCTATACGAAGGAAGCTTTGACGGTGTTGATAGTCTTGGTTTTGGTCCTCTTGTGCCGACTGAGAGTGAAAGATCGTTGATGGAGCGAGTGAGGCATGAACTGAAGCATGAACTCAAACAGGGTTACAAGGAGAAGATCGTTGACATCCGAGAAGAGATTCTCCGCAAGAGAAGAGCTGGCAAGCTTCCTGGTGACACCACCTCCCTTCTCAAAGCTTGGTGGCAATCACATTCTAAATGGCCCTACCCTACT GAGGAAGACAAGGCCAGGCTGGTGCAGGAAACTGGATTGCAATTAAAGCAGATAAATAATTGGTTCATAAATCAAAGGAAAAGGAACTGGCATACTAACCCCTCTTCCTCTAGTAACTCTAAAACCAAGCGCAAGAG CAGTGCAGGTGAGAGCAGTAACCAAAGCTTCATGTGA
- the LOC112723373 gene encoding homeobox protein knotted-1-like 2 isoform X2 gives MAFHEHHMQHEIAFQRFTEEQELTAENRDMQQQRAAGVVAPPTWLNNPSSHHHRQQQNFLHQLQPPPPPPETATTTEKSMDRNTSFESSDELREYKADILGHPLYDQLLSAHVSCLRIATPVDQLPRIDAQLQQSQRVVDKYSALANPVVDDKELDHFMTHYVLLLCAFKEQLQQHVRVHAMEAVMACWDLEQSLQSLTGVSPGEGTGATMSDDEDEQAESNGGGGGGGNLYEGSFDGVDSLGFGPLVPTESERSLMERVRHELKHELKQGYKEKIVDIREEILRKRRAGKLPGDTTSLLKAWWQSHSKWPYPTEEDKARLVQETGLQLKQINNWFINQRKRNWHTNPSSSSNSKTKRKSAGESSNQSFM, from the exons ATGGCTTTCCACGAGCACCATATGCAGCACGAGATAGCGTTTCAGCGCTTCACCGAGGAGCAAGAACTAACAGCAGAGAATAGGGACATGCAGCAGCAGAGGGCGGCGGGGGTGGTTGCGCCGCCGACGTGGCTCAACAACCCTAGCAGTCATCATCATCGACAGCAGCAGAATTTCCTGCACCAGctgcaaccaccaccaccaccaccggagACAGCGACCACGACGGAGAAGAGCATGGATCGGAACACAAGTTTCGAATCGTCTGATGAATTGAGGGAATACAAAGCAGACATCTTAGGACACCCGCTGTACGACCAGCTTCTGTCGGCTCATGTTTCTTGCCTGAGAATCGCCACACCAGTTGACCAGCTTCCACGGATCGACGCGCAGTTGCAGCAGTCGCAGCGCGTCGTTGATAAGTACTCTGCCCTCGCAAACCCTGTCGTTGATGACAAGGAGCTCGATCACTTCAtg ACACATTATGTTCTGCTGCTATGTGCGTTCAAGGAACAGTTGCAGCAACATGTCCGTGTTCATGCCATGGAAGCAGTGATGGCTTGTTGGGATCTCGAGCAGTCTCTACAAAGCTTGACCG GTGTATCTCCTGGGGAAGGAACGGGAGCAACAATGTCGGACGACGAAGATGAGCAAGCGGAGAGCAACGGTGGCGGCGGTGGCGGGGGGAACCTATACGAAGGAAGCTTTGACGGTGTTGATAGTCTTGGTTTTGGTCCTCTTGTGCCGACTGAGAGTGAAAGATCGTTGATGGAGCGAGTGAGGCATGAACTGAAGCATGAACTCAAACAGGGTTACAAGGAGAAGATCGTTGACATCCGAGAAGAGATTCTCCGCAAGAGAAGAGCTGGCAAGCTTCCTGGTGACACCACCTCCCTTCTCAAAGCTTGGTGGCAATCACATTCTAAATGGCCCTACCCTACT GAGGAAGACAAGGCCAGGCTGGTGCAGGAAACTGGATTGCAATTAAAGCAGATAAATAATTGGTTCATAAATCAAAGGAAAAGGAACTGGCATACTAACCCCTCTTCCTCTAGTAACTCTAAAACCAAGCGCAAGAG TGCAGGTGAGAGCAGTAACCAAAGCTTCATGTGA